One genomic window of Paraburkholderia acidiphila includes the following:
- the cmk gene encoding (d)CMP kinase, with amino-acid sequence MKSTRPFYPTPVITIDGPTASGKGTVAALVAAQLGFHLLDSGALYRLAALASVRYAIAPDDAESLAKLIDDLHITFREGLAQLDGVDVSNEIRAEEVGNRASMIAAHPAVRTALVARQRAFRKLPGLVADGRDMGTVIFPDAVLKVFLTASVEARAARRHKQLIQKGFSANMDDLLRDLRERDARDSNRAAAPLKPAADAQLLDTSALSVDQAVEQVVQWYQESSQLRPAR; translated from the coding sequence ATGAAATCGACCCGTCCCTTTTATCCGACACCCGTCATCACGATCGACGGCCCGACCGCTTCCGGCAAGGGCACGGTGGCCGCGCTGGTCGCCGCGCAACTCGGCTTTCACCTGCTCGACAGCGGCGCGCTGTACCGGCTGGCCGCGCTCGCGAGCGTGCGCTATGCGATTGCCCCAGACGACGCCGAAAGCCTTGCGAAGCTCATCGACGATCTCCATATCACGTTCCGAGAGGGGCTCGCGCAGCTCGACGGCGTTGACGTTTCGAACGAAATCCGCGCCGAAGAGGTGGGCAACCGCGCCTCGATGATCGCCGCCCATCCGGCTGTGCGCACGGCGCTCGTGGCGCGCCAGCGGGCGTTTCGCAAGCTTCCCGGGCTAGTGGCGGACGGCCGCGACATGGGCACCGTGATCTTCCCTGACGCCGTTCTGAAGGTGTTTTTGACGGCTAGCGTGGAGGCCCGCGCGGCCCGCCGGCATAAGCAATTGATCCAAAAAGGTTTTTCTGCTAATATGGATGACTTGCTTCGGGATTTGCGTGAACGCGACGCGCGCGACAGTAACCGTGCGGCCGCGCCGCTCAAGCCCGCAGCAGATGCGCAGCTTCTCGATACCTCGGCGCTCTCCGTCGACCAGGCGGTCGAACAGGTCGTGCAGTGGTATCAGGAATCGAGCCAACTGCGGCCCGCGCGCTAA
- the aroA gene encoding 3-phosphoshikimate 1-carboxyvinyltransferase has translation MEHLDLGPFTRASGTIRLPGSKSISNRVLLLAALAEGETTITNLLDSDDTRVMLDALEKLGVKLKREGDTCVVQGTRGAFQAVRADLFLGNAGTAVRPLTAALAVNGGDYRIHGVPRMHERPIGDLVDGLRQIGAKIDYEENEGFPPLRIRPATISVEAPIRVRGDVSSQFLTALLMTLPLVRAKDGVTIVEVDGELISKPYIEITIKLMERFGVKVERHGWHRFEIPAGVRYQSPGKIMVEGDASSASYFLAAGAIGGGPVRVEGVGRSSIQGDVAFAAALMRMGANVTVADDWIEVRGIGNDHGKLDPIDMDFNLIPDAAMTIAVAALFADGATTLRNIASWRVKETDRIAAMATELRKVGANVEEGPDYLIVRPPEKLTPNAAIDTYDDHRMAMCFSLVSLGGVPVRINDPKCVGKTFPDYFERFLALAQP, from the coding sequence ATGGAACACCTCGATCTCGGACCGTTCACCCGTGCGTCCGGCACGATCCGTCTGCCCGGCTCGAAGAGCATCTCGAACCGCGTGCTGCTGCTCGCGGCGCTGGCCGAGGGCGAAACGACCATCACGAACCTGCTCGACTCCGACGACACGCGCGTCATGCTCGACGCGCTGGAAAAGCTCGGCGTGAAATTGAAGCGCGAGGGCGACACCTGTGTCGTGCAGGGCACGCGCGGCGCGTTCCAGGCCGTGCGCGCGGATCTCTTTCTCGGCAACGCGGGCACGGCGGTGCGACCGCTCACGGCCGCGCTTGCGGTGAACGGCGGCGACTACCGCATTCACGGCGTGCCGCGCATGCACGAGCGGCCCATCGGCGACCTCGTGGACGGCCTGCGCCAGATCGGCGCGAAGATCGATTACGAAGAGAACGAAGGCTTTCCGCCGCTGCGCATCCGCCCGGCGACGATTTCGGTCGAGGCGCCTATCCGCGTGCGCGGCGACGTATCGAGCCAGTTCCTCACCGCGCTGCTCATGACGCTGCCGCTCGTGCGCGCCAAGGACGGCGTGACGATCGTCGAGGTGGACGGCGAGCTGATCTCCAAGCCCTACATCGAAATCACGATCAAGCTGATGGAGCGTTTCGGCGTGAAGGTCGAGCGTCACGGCTGGCATCGCTTCGAGATTCCGGCGGGCGTGCGCTATCAGTCGCCTGGCAAGATCATGGTGGAGGGCGATGCGTCTTCGGCGTCGTATTTCCTCGCCGCGGGCGCGATTGGCGGCGGCCCGGTGCGCGTGGAAGGCGTGGGGCGCTCGAGCATCCAGGGCGACGTGGCGTTCGCGGCGGCGCTCATGCGCATGGGCGCGAACGTCACGGTCGCCGACGACTGGATCGAAGTGCGCGGAATCGGCAACGATCACGGCAAGCTCGACCCCATCGACATGGACTTCAACCTGATTCCCGACGCGGCCATGACGATCGCGGTGGCGGCGCTGTTCGCCGACGGCGCGACCACGCTGCGCAACATCGCGAGCTGGCGCGTGAAGGAAACCGACCGCATCGCCGCGATGGCCACGGAGCTGCGCAAGGTGGGCGCGAATGTGGAAGAGGGTCCCGACTATCTGATCGTGCGCCCGCCCGAAAAGCTCACGCCGAACGCCGCGATCGACACCTACGACGATCACCGCATGGCGATGTGCTTCTCGCTCGTGAGCCTCGGCGGCGTGCCGGTGCGCATCAACGACCCGAAGTGCGTCGGCAAGACGTTCCCCGATTATTTCGAGCGCTTCCTGGCGCTCGCGCAACCTTGA
- a CDS encoding prephenate dehydrogenase, with protein sequence MTAFSFNKLVIFGVGLIGGSLARALRVRGSSAREGARVIGVGRSASSVSRALELGVIDAAATLDDEAALAAALDGADIVLIAAPVAQTQALLERIAPHLGSETIVTDAGSTKSDVIAAARAALGARIGQFVPGHPIAGRESSGVDAALPDLYVGRNVVLCPLDENAPASVERIAAMWRATGAVIGEMPAAQHDRVFASVSHLPHVLSFALVDQILASPDAQLKFSFAAGGFRDFTRIAASSPEMWRDVCLANRTALLAELDGYTEVLARLRAAIDAGDGAALETVFARSRAAREAWQERGGKGAAAAIETAPGK encoded by the coding sequence GTGACTGCGTTTTCGTTTAACAAACTCGTGATTTTCGGCGTCGGCCTGATCGGCGGGTCGCTGGCGCGCGCGTTGCGCGTGCGGGGTTCGTCCGCGCGAGAAGGCGCGCGGGTGATCGGCGTGGGCCGTAGCGCGAGTTCGGTGTCGCGCGCGCTCGAACTCGGCGTGATCGATGCTGCCGCGACGCTCGACGACGAAGCGGCGCTTGCCGCCGCGCTCGACGGCGCCGATATCGTGTTGATCGCCGCACCGGTTGCGCAAACCCAGGCGCTGCTCGAGCGCATCGCGCCGCATCTCGGCAGCGAGACCATCGTCACCGACGCCGGCAGCACCAAGAGCGATGTGATCGCCGCGGCCCGCGCCGCGCTCGGCGCGCGCATCGGCCAGTTCGTGCCGGGGCACCCGATCGCCGGGCGCGAGTCGAGCGGCGTCGACGCCGCGTTGCCCGATCTCTACGTGGGCCGCAACGTCGTGCTGTGCCCGCTCGATGAAAACGCGCCGGCATCGGTCGAGCGCATCGCCGCGATGTGGCGCGCGACGGGGGCAGTGATCGGCGAGATGCCGGCCGCGCAGCACGACCGTGTATTCGCTTCGGTGAGCCATCTGCCGCACGTGTTGTCGTTTGCTCTCGTCGACCAGATTCTCGCTTCGCCCGACGCGCAATTGAAATTCTCGTTCGCGGCCGGCGGCTTTCGCGACTTCACGCGCATTGCCGCGTCGAGCCCCGAAATGTGGCGCGACGTGTGCCTCGCGAACCGTACCGCGCTGCTCGCCGAACTCGACGGCTACACTGAAGTGCTGGCCAGGCTGCGCGCGGCGATCGACGCCGGCGACGGCGCAGCGCTCGAAACCGTGTTCGCGCGTTCGCGCGCCGCGCGCGAGGCGTGGCAGGAGCGCGGCGGCAAGGGCGCGGCGGCCGCCATCGAAACAGCACCAGGCAAATAA
- the hisC gene encoding histidinol-phosphate transaminase: MTTQFGPSYVRAIAPYIAGKPISEVAREFGLDEARIVKLASNENPLGVPESAQRAIAQAASELGRYPDSNAFELKAALAARYDVPPEWITLGNGSNDILEMAAHAFVERGQSIVYSQYSFAVYALATQGLGARHLVTPAVRYGHDLDAMLAAIDEDTRLVFVANPNNPTGTFIEGAKLEAFIAKVPAHVAVVLDEAYTEYLAADKRYDSIAWVRRYPNLLVSRTFSKAYGLAGLRIGFAIAQPELTDLLNRLRQPFNVNTLAQAAAIAALGDTAFLERSAALNAEGYRTLTAAFERLGLEYVPSDGNFVLVRVAKDAADNGAGERVNLALLKQAVIVRPVGNYGLPQWLRVTIGLPEENAAFVAALERALGAP, from the coding sequence ATGACCACGCAATTCGGCCCCTCGTATGTGCGCGCAATCGCGCCTTACATCGCCGGCAAACCGATTTCCGAAGTCGCCCGCGAGTTCGGGCTCGACGAAGCGCGCATCGTGAAGCTCGCGTCGAATGAGAATCCGCTCGGCGTGCCCGAGTCGGCGCAGCGCGCGATTGCGCAGGCCGCGAGCGAGCTGGGCCGCTATCCCGATTCGAACGCGTTCGAGTTGAAGGCCGCGCTGGCCGCGCGCTACGACGTGCCGCCCGAGTGGATCACGCTTGGCAACGGCAGCAACGACATTCTCGAGATGGCTGCGCATGCGTTCGTCGAGCGAGGCCAGTCGATCGTCTATTCGCAGTACTCGTTCGCGGTCTACGCACTCGCGACGCAAGGCCTCGGCGCGCGCCATCTCGTGACGCCGGCCGTGCGCTACGGGCACGACCTCGATGCGATGCTGGCGGCGATCGATGAAGACACGCGTCTCGTGTTCGTGGCGAATCCGAACAACCCGACCGGCACGTTCATCGAAGGCGCAAAGCTCGAGGCATTCATCGCGAAGGTGCCCGCGCATGTCGCGGTCGTGCTCGATGAGGCGTACACGGAATACCTCGCGGCCGATAAGCGCTACGACTCGATCGCGTGGGTGCGCCGCTATCCGAACCTGCTCGTTTCGCGCACGTTCTCGAAGGCGTATGGACTCGCCGGCCTGCGCATCGGCTTTGCGATCGCGCAGCCGGAACTGACGGATCTGCTCAACCGTCTGCGTCAGCCGTTCAATGTGAACACGCTCGCGCAGGCCGCCGCTATCGCCGCGCTCGGCGACACCGCATTCCTCGAGCGCAGCGCGGCGCTCAATGCCGAAGGCTATCGCACGCTTACCGCAGCGTTCGAGCGCCTCGGTCTCGAATACGTGCCTTCGGACGGCAATTTCGTGCTGGTGCGCGTGGCGAAGGACGCAGCGGACAATGGCGCCGGCGAGCGCGTGAACCTCGCGCTGCTCAAGCAAGCCGTGATCGTGCGACCGGTGGGCAACTATGGGCTGCCGCAGTGGCTGCGTGTGACGATCGGCTTGCCCGAGGAGAACGCGGCATTCGTCGCGGCCCTCGAGCGAGCGCTTGGCGCGCCCTGA
- the pheA gene encoding prephenate dehydratase, translating into MDDELNSQLKPLRERIDAIDAQLIALLNQRASVALEVGEVKKHFNAPVFRPERELQVIERLQNMSDGPLGNDHISAIWREIMAASRSLEKTISAAFLGPVGTYSEQAMYQYFGQSIEGLPCPSIDEVFRSVEAGAAEFGVVPVENSTEGAVSRTLDLFLETQLVIGGEIALPIQHNLMTLSGNLNGVKRVCAHPQALAQCQHWLTANAPQLERQPVSSNAEAARLAAADPTVAAIAGDRAATHYGLLIASALIQDDPHNRTRFVMIGKQPAGATGRDQTSMIVSVKNEPGAVYKLLEPLARHSVSMTRFESRPARLGSTWEYYFYIDFEGHRDEPAVAAALDELSKKAAFLKILGSYPRAR; encoded by the coding sequence ATGGACGACGAACTCAACTCCCAACTCAAACCGCTGCGCGAACGCATCGATGCGATCGACGCGCAGCTTATCGCGCTCCTGAACCAGCGCGCCTCGGTCGCGCTCGAAGTAGGCGAGGTCAAGAAGCATTTCAACGCGCCGGTGTTTCGTCCGGAGCGCGAGCTTCAGGTGATCGAGCGCCTGCAGAACATGAGCGATGGTCCGCTCGGCAACGACCACATCAGCGCGATCTGGCGCGAGATCATGGCCGCGAGCCGTTCGCTCGAAAAGACGATTTCGGCCGCGTTCCTCGGCCCGGTCGGCACCTATAGCGAACAGGCGATGTATCAGTACTTCGGTCAGTCGATCGAAGGCCTGCCATGCCCGTCGATCGACGAGGTGTTCCGCTCGGTCGAGGCGGGCGCCGCCGAGTTCGGCGTCGTGCCGGTCGAGAACTCGACCGAGGGCGCCGTGTCGCGCACGCTCGATCTGTTCCTCGAAACGCAGCTCGTCATTGGCGGCGAAATCGCGTTGCCGATCCAGCACAACCTGATGACGCTCAGCGGCAACCTGAACGGCGTGAAGCGCGTGTGCGCGCACCCGCAGGCGCTCGCGCAGTGCCAGCACTGGCTGACCGCGAATGCGCCGCAACTCGAGCGTCAGCCCGTGTCGAGCAATGCGGAGGCCGCGCGCCTCGCCGCCGCCGACCCGACGGTTGCGGCGATTGCAGGCGACCGCGCCGCGACGCACTACGGTCTGTTGATCGCAAGCGCGCTGATCCAGGACGACCCGCACAACCGCACGCGCTTCGTGATGATCGGCAAGCAGCCGGCGGGTGCGACGGGCCGCGACCAGACCTCGATGATCGTGTCGGTAAAGAACGAGCCGGGCGCGGTGTACAAGCTGCTCGAGCCGCTCGCGCGCCACAGCGTGTCGATGACGCGTTTCGAGTCGCGTCCGGCGCGGCTTGGCAGCACGTGGGAGTACTACTTCTACATCGACTTCGAAGGCCATCGCGACGAACCCGCCGTGGCCGCCGCGCTCGACGAACTCAGCAAGAAAGCCGCGTTTCTGAAGATTCTCGGCTCGTATCCGCGCGCGCGTTAA
- the serC gene encoding 3-phosphoserine/phosphohydroxythreonine transaminase has protein sequence MRVYNFSAGPAALPEEVLRQAADEMLDWHGSGMGVMEMSHRGPEFMQIHAEALLDLRELMQVPASHQILFLQGGGIGENAIVPLNLFGSKPRADFVVTGSWSQKSQKEALKYGESHIAATGRTEAGFTHSPPKSEWKLSDDPAYVHLCTNETIDGVETFEIPDLGDIPLVADASSHILSRPMDIAKYGVLYGGAQKNIGMAGVTVVIVREDLLDRSMPICPSAFEWKTVAANNSMFNTPPTYAIYIAGLVFKWLKRQGGLEVIEARNVEKAKLLYDTIDASSFYINKVERRARSRMNVPFFLADETRNADFLAGAKARGLLQLKGHKSVGGMRASIYNAVPLEAVKALVEYMKEFEAKHA, from the coding sequence ATGCGCGTCTACAACTTCTCAGCCGGACCGGCAGCGTTGCCAGAAGAAGTCCTGCGTCAGGCCGCCGACGAAATGCTCGACTGGCACGGCAGCGGCATGGGCGTGATGGAAATGAGCCATCGCGGCCCGGAATTCATGCAGATCCACGCCGAGGCGCTGCTCGATCTGCGCGAACTGATGCAGGTGCCCGCAAGTCACCAGATTCTGTTCCTGCAGGGCGGCGGCATCGGCGAGAACGCGATCGTGCCGCTCAACCTGTTCGGCTCGAAGCCGCGTGCCGACTTTGTCGTCACGGGTTCGTGGTCGCAGAAGTCGCAGAAGGAAGCGCTCAAGTACGGCGAGTCGCATATTGCCGCGACGGGCCGCACCGAAGCCGGTTTCACGCATTCGCCGCCGAAGAGCGAGTGGAAGCTCTCCGACGACCCCGCCTACGTGCACCTGTGCACGAACGAGACGATCGACGGCGTCGAAACCTTCGAGATTCCCGATCTGGGCGACATTCCGCTCGTGGCCGACGCCTCCTCGCACATCCTGTCGCGCCCGATGGATATCGCCAAGTACGGCGTGCTCTACGGCGGCGCGCAGAAAAACATCGGCATGGCGGGCGTGACGGTCGTGATCGTGCGCGAAGACCTGCTCGATCGCTCGATGCCGATTTGCCCGTCGGCGTTCGAATGGAAAACCGTGGCCGCGAACAACTCGATGTTCAATACGCCGCCGACCTACGCGATCTATATCGCGGGGCTCGTGTTCAAGTGGCTCAAGCGCCAGGGCGGTCTCGAAGTCATCGAGGCGCGCAATGTGGAAAAAGCGAAGCTGCTCTACGACACGATCGACGCAAGCAGCTTCTACATCAATAAGGTGGAGCGCCGCGCGCGCTCGCGGATGAACGTGCCGTTCTTCCTCGCCGACGAAACACGTAACGCAGATTTCCTCGCCGGCGCCAAAGCGCGCGGGCTGTTGCAGCTGAAGGGCCACAAGTCCGTCGGCGGCATGCGGGCATCGATTTACAACGCGGTGCCGCTCGAGGCAGTGAAGGCGCTGGTCGAGTACATGAAGGAATTCGAGGCGAAGCACGCGTAA
- a CDS encoding DUF2059 domain-containing protein, translating to MQKRFKQVMLLAALVPTFAMAQALQNQAPAPQAPAAAAAPVDPAKQAAIKDLLDAIDAQKLVGAIGNSAQMQAKQLVPAILSDALSENKTMTDKQKQAAVPSLQKNAVPKLVDSAGQVFATDSFKQDAMQAQYDAYAKYYSTQEIKDLTTFYRSPTGRKFIQVQDQVGRDVVNSLMQKYMPQSIKATRDQADKEVASVKAAK from the coding sequence ATGCAAAAACGATTCAAGCAGGTGATGTTGCTGGCCGCTCTCGTGCCGACGTTTGCCATGGCTCAGGCGCTCCAGAACCAGGCGCCCGCCCCCCAGGCACCGGCAGCGGCTGCAGCACCCGTCGATCCGGCCAAGCAAGCCGCGATCAAGGACCTGCTCGACGCGATCGACGCACAGAAGCTCGTCGGCGCAATCGGCAACAGCGCCCAGATGCAAGCCAAGCAACTCGTCCCGGCAATCCTGTCGGACGCGCTCTCGGAAAACAAGACGATGACGGACAAGCAGAAGCAAGCTGCCGTCCCGTCGCTGCAGAAGAACGCCGTGCCGAAGCTGGTTGACTCGGCAGGCCAGGTCTTCGCGACCGACTCGTTCAAGCAGGACGCCATGCAAGCCCAGTACGACGCGTATGCGAAGTACTACAGCACGCAGGAAATCAAGGACCTGACCACGTTCTACCGCAGCCCGACCGGCCGCAAGTTCATTCAGGTTCAAGACCAGGTTGGCCGCGACGTCGTGAACAGCCTGATGCAGAAGTACATGCCGCAGTCGATCAAGGCAACGCGCGACCAGGCCGACAAGGAAGTCGCTTCGGTCAAGGCTGCCAAGTAA
- the gyrA gene encoding DNA gyrase subunit A: MDQFAKETLPISLEEEMRRSYLDYAMSVIVGRALPDVRDGLKPVHRRVLYAMHELNNDWNRAYKKSARIVGDVIGKYHPHGDTAVYDTIVRMAQDFSLRYMLVDGQGNFGSIDGDNAAAMRYTEIRMAKIGHELLADIDKETVDFGPNYDGSESEPQILPARIPNLLINGSSGIAVGMATNIPPHNLNEVVDACQHLLKSPEATIDELIEIIPAPDFPTAGIIYGVAGVRDGYRTGRGRVVMRAATHFEEIDRGQRMAIIVDELPYQVNKRSLLERIAELVNEKKLEGISDIRDESDKSGMRVVIELKRGEVPEVILNNLYKATQLQDTFGMNMVALVDNQPKLLNLKEMLEHFLSHRREVLTRRTVYELRKARERGHVLEGLAVALANIDDFIELIKAAPTPPIAKQELMNRSWDSSLVREMLTRAEQDNATAGGRDAYRPEGLNPQYGMQADGLYRLSDTQAQEILQMRLQRLTGLEQDKIIGEYREVMAQIADLLDILARPERVTTMISEELTSIKSEFGDARRSKIEMNATELNTEDLITPQDMVVTMSHAGYVKSQPLSEYRAQKRGGRGKQATSMKDDDWIDTLFIANTHDHILCFSNRGRVYWVKVYEVPQGSRNSRGRPIVNMFPLQDGEKITVVLPVKEFSADKFVFMATALGTVKKTPLEAFSRPLRKGIIAVGLDDGDYLIGAAITDGEHDVMLFSDAGKAVRFDENDVRPMGREARGVRGMQLEDNQQVIALLVAGDEQQSVLTATENGYGKRTPITEYTRHGRGTKGMIAIQTSERNGKVVAATLVDPEAQIMLITTTGVLIRTRVSEIREMGRATQGVTLISLDEGTKLSGLQQVAEADAETDAEGEGEPGEGEE; the protein is encoded by the coding sequence GCCTCAAGCCCGTCCACCGGCGCGTGCTCTACGCGATGCACGAGCTGAATAACGACTGGAACCGCGCTTACAAGAAGTCGGCGCGTATCGTCGGCGACGTCATCGGTAAGTACCACCCCCACGGCGATACAGCCGTCTACGACACCATCGTGCGGATGGCGCAGGACTTCTCCCTGCGCTACATGCTGGTCGACGGCCAGGGCAACTTCGGCTCCATCGACGGCGACAACGCCGCCGCCATGCGATACACCGAAATCCGCATGGCGAAGATCGGCCACGAACTGCTCGCCGACATCGACAAGGAAACCGTCGACTTCGGGCCGAACTACGACGGCAGCGAAAGCGAGCCGCAGATCTTGCCCGCGCGCATTCCGAACCTGCTCATCAACGGTTCGTCGGGTATCGCGGTCGGCATGGCCACGAATATTCCGCCGCACAATCTCAACGAAGTTGTCGACGCTTGCCAGCACCTGCTGAAGAGCCCGGAGGCAACGATCGACGAGCTGATCGAGATCATTCCCGCACCGGATTTCCCGACCGCCGGCATTATTTATGGCGTCGCCGGCGTGCGCGACGGCTATCGCACCGGCCGTGGCCGTGTGGTGATGCGCGCGGCCACGCACTTCGAGGAAATCGATCGCGGTCAGCGCATGGCGATCATCGTCGACGAGCTGCCGTATCAGGTGAACAAGCGCTCGCTGCTCGAGCGCATCGCCGAGCTCGTCAACGAGAAGAAGCTCGAAGGCATTTCCGATATTCGCGACGAATCCGACAAGAGCGGCATGCGTGTCGTGATCGAGCTCAAGCGCGGTGAAGTGCCCGAGGTCATCCTCAACAATCTTTACAAGGCGACGCAGCTGCAGGACACGTTCGGCATGAACATGGTCGCGCTGGTGGACAACCAGCCGAAGCTGCTGAACCTGAAGGAAATGCTCGAGCATTTCCTCTCGCATCGCCGCGAAGTGCTCACGCGCCGTACGGTGTACGAACTTCGCAAGGCGCGCGAACGCGGCCACGTGCTCGAAGGCCTCGCCGTTGCACTCGCGAACATCGACGATTTCATCGAACTCATCAAGGCCGCGCCGACGCCGCCTATTGCGAAGCAGGAGTTGATGAACCGCTCGTGGGATTCGTCGCTCGTGCGTGAAATGCTCACGCGTGCGGAACAGGACAATGCGACAGCGGGTGGGCGCGATGCCTACCGTCCGGAAGGGCTGAACCCGCAATATGGTATGCAGGCCGACGGCCTCTACCGTCTGTCCGACACGCAGGCTCAGGAAATCCTGCAAATGCGCCTCCAGCGCCTGACCGGCCTGGAGCAGGACAAGATCATCGGCGAGTACCGCGAAGTCATGGCGCAGATCGCCGACCTGCTCGACATCCTCGCGCGCCCCGAGCGCGTAACGACCATGATCTCCGAGGAACTCACCTCGATCAAGAGCGAATTCGGCGATGCCCGCCGCTCGAAGATCGAGATGAACGCCACGGAGCTGAATACCGAAGACCTGATCACGCCGCAGGACATGGTCGTGACCATGTCGCATGCCGGTTATGTGAAATCGCAGCCGTTGTCGGAATATCGCGCCCAGAAGCGCGGAGGTCGCGGCAAACAGGCGACCTCGATGAAGGATGACGACTGGATCGACACGCTCTTTATCGCCAATACGCACGACCACATTCTGTGCTTCTCGAATCGCGGCCGCGTGTACTGGGTGAAGGTGTATGAAGTGCCGCAGGGCTCGCGCAACTCGCGCGGCCGTCCGATCGTCAACATGTTCCCGCTGCAGGACGGCGAGAAGATCACGGTCGTGCTGCCGGTCAAGGAATTCTCGGCCGACAAGTTCGTTTTCATGGCCACCGCGCTGGGTACAGTCAAGAAGACGCCGCTCGAAGCCTTCAGCCGCCCGTTGCGCAAGGGTATTATTGCGGTCGGTCTCGACGACGGCGACTACCTGATCGGCGCTGCGATCACCGACGGCGAGCACGACGTGATGCTGTTCTCCGACGCCGGCAAGGCCGTGCGTTTCGACGAGAACGACGTGCGCCCGATGGGCCGCGAAGCGCGCGGCGTGCGCGGCATGCAGCTCGAAGACAATCAACAGGTCATCGCGCTCCTCGTGGCGGGCGACGAGCAGCAGTCGGTGCTCACTGCGACCGAGAACGGTTATGGCAAGCGCACGCCGATCACGGAGTACACGCGCCATGGCCGCGGCACGAAGGGCATGATCGCGATCCAGACTTCGGAGCGTAACGGCAAGGTGGTTGCGGCCACACTTGTCGACCCGGAAGCGCAGATCATGTTGATCACCACTACGGGCGTTTTGATTCGCACCCGCGTGTCGGAAATTCGCGAAATGGGCCGTGCAACGCAAGGTGTTACACTCATCAGCCTTGACGAAGGTACGAAGCTCTCCGGACTCCAGCAGGTCGCCGAAGCGGACGCAGAAACGGACGCCGAAGGTGAGGGCGAACCGGGCGAAGGCGAAGAGTGA